The Salvia splendens isolate huo1 chromosome 21, SspV2, whole genome shotgun sequence genome includes a window with the following:
- the LOC121783888 gene encoding patatin-like protein 2, with protein MSSSSSTTSSCDGKLTTILSIDGGGIRGVIPAKILEFLESELQKLDGEDARIADYFDVIAGTSTGGLVTAMLTAPDANNRPIYAAKDIAPFYVQHGPKIFPERCGLLGSVAALVGPKYDGKYLQGLTREILGQTRLHQTLTNVVIPSFDINYMQPTIFSSYQVKNLGYKDALLSDICIATSAAPTYFPPHSFTNADDSGRSWDFNLIDGGLAANNPTLVAMSEVVSRSDDLFPTDPLNCTNVLVISLGTGSAKKEDYTAKMASKWGVLGWLLQRNSTPIIDIYNQASAHMVDYFLSTVFHAQTCQQNYLRIQAENLTGDSSSVDIATKENLLNLVGIGEGLLNAPSSSVNLQTGISEHALCGGTNKDALIRFAKMLSDEHKFRQSKSQHKN; from the exons AtgtcgtcgtcatcatcaacaacatcaTCTTGTGATGGAAAACTAACCACTATTCTGAGCATTGATGGAGGCGGCATTCGCGGTGTCATCCCTGCCAAGATTCTTGAATTCCTCGAATCCGAACTCCAGAAATTGGACGGCGAAGATGCTAGAATTGCAGACTACTTTGATGTAATTGCAGGGACAAGCACCGGAGGGCTGGTGACGGCCATGTTGACTGCTCCCGATGCTAATAATCGCCCTATTTACGCTGCTAAAGATATCGCTCCATTTTATGTACAACATGGGCCTAAGATTTTCCCGGAGAG GTGTGGATTGCTTGGATCGGTGGCAGCATTAGTAGGTCCCAAATATGATGGCAAGTATTTGCAAGGGCTCACAAGGGAGATATTAGGGCAGACTCGTTTGCATCAAACCTTAACCAATGTTGTTATCCCATCATTTGATATCAACTATATGCAGCCTACCATCTTCTCTTCTTACCAG GTGAAGAATCTGGGCTACAAGGACGCGCTACTGTCCGACATATGCATCGCCACCTCTGCAGCGCCCACTTATTTTCCACCACATAGTTTTACAAACGCAGATGACTCAGGCCGGTCTTGGGATTTCAATCTCATTGATGGTGGTCTCGCTGCCAACAACCCG ACGTTGGTGGCGATGAGTGAAGTGGTGAGCAGAAGTGATGATTTATTCCCGACTGATCCTCTGAACTGCACAAACGTACTGGTGATATCGCTGGGCACGGGCTCTGCGAAGAAAGAGGATTACACAGCAAAAATGGCGTCGAAATGGGGCGTGTTGGGATGGCTCCTTCAACGAAATTCCACACCTATAATTGATATCTACAACCAAGCTAGCGCACACATGGTAGATTATTTCTTGTCAACCGTGTTTCACGCTCAAACTTGTCAACAGAACTATCTCCGCATTCAG gctgaaaatttaaccgGAGATAGCTCGTCGGTGGACATCGCGACGAAGGAGAATCTGTTGAATCTGGTTGGAATCGGGGAAGGTTTGCTGAACGCTCCTTCCTCAAGTGTTAATCTGCAAACAGGAATTTCTGAGCATGCTCTTTGCGGAGGCACAAATAAGGATGCTTTGATtag GTTTGCTAAAATGCTCTCTGATGAACATAAATTCCGGCAGTCAAAATCACAGCACAAGAACTAG